One Halostella limicola genomic window carries:
- a CDS encoding type II glyceraldehyde-3-phosphate dehydrogenase, which produces MLQVGVNGYGTIGKRVADAVRAQPDMEIRGVAKTSPDHVAESANRHGYPLYVAGADGTGEFKSAGLDVAGTVDELVAESDVVVDATPGGIGAENKPLYEDHDTPALFQGAESPDVADVSFNARANYSEALGEEYVRVVSCNTTGLSRLLAPLYETYGVEHVNATLVRRGGDPDQSCRGPINDTLPDPVSLPSHHGPDVQTVFPDLSIHTAGLKVPTTLMHVHSLSITLDAEPSEAEVRDLFADEDRLFLVPEGMGIDGAGALKEFARDAGRPRGDVWENCVWEESITTDGTELHLFQAIHQESDVVPENVDALRAVAELADAEESIERTNETLGVGI; this is translated from the coding sequence ATGCTCCAGGTGGGCGTCAACGGGTACGGCACGATTGGCAAGCGCGTCGCGGACGCGGTTCGGGCGCAGCCCGACATGGAGATCCGCGGCGTGGCCAAGACGTCGCCGGACCACGTCGCCGAGAGTGCCAACCGCCACGGCTATCCGCTGTACGTAGCGGGTGCCGACGGGACGGGAGAGTTCAAGAGCGCGGGCCTTGACGTAGCGGGGACCGTCGACGAACTCGTCGCCGAAAGCGACGTCGTCGTCGACGCGACCCCGGGCGGGATCGGCGCCGAGAACAAGCCGCTGTACGAGGACCACGACACCCCGGCGCTGTTTCAGGGGGCGGAGTCGCCGGACGTGGCCGACGTCAGCTTCAACGCGCGCGCCAACTACTCGGAGGCGCTGGGCGAGGAGTACGTCCGGGTCGTCTCCTGTAACACGACCGGCCTGTCCCGGCTGCTCGCGCCGCTGTACGAGACGTACGGCGTCGAGCACGTCAACGCGACGCTGGTCCGCCGCGGCGGCGACCCCGACCAGTCCTGTCGCGGGCCGATCAACGACACTCTGCCGGACCCCGTGTCGCTCCCCTCGCACCACGGTCCCGACGTCCAGACGGTCTTCCCGGACCTCTCGATCCACACAGCCGGCCTGAAGGTGCCGACGACGCTGATGCACGTCCACAGCCTCAGCATCACGCTCGACGCCGAACCGAGCGAGGCGGAGGTCAGGGACCTGTTCGCCGACGAGGACCGCCTCTTCCTCGTCCCGGAGGGGATGGGCATCGACGGCGCGGGCGCGCTCAAGGAGTTCGCCCGCGACGCCGGCCGTCCCCGGGGCGACGTCTGGGAGAACTGCGTCTGGGAGGAGTCGATCACGACCGACGGTACCGAGCTCCACCTGTTCCAGGCGATCCACCAGGAGAGCGACGTCGTCCCGGAGAACGTCGACGCCCTGCGGGCCGTCGCCGAGCTCGCGGACGCCGAGGAGAGCATCGAACGGACGAACGAGACCCTCGGCGTCGGTATCTGA
- a CDS encoding Rieske (2Fe-2S) protein → MREGNRVSVEAEGGEETARIHDDEGEVSAGDAMFRFSVSSSGGTDDSASNADPTDEDGESRFVAPVADVPRESTLRCEALDGRRGTEFILQRSGDDVLAWRNSCPHKPKVRLDPGDGAIVSDGQVVCHEHGARFECGDGFCTAGPCRGDSLDAVTIEVRDGDVYLTDDRFDACRRLDR, encoded by the coding sequence ATGCGTGAAGGGAACCGCGTTTCGGTCGAGGCCGAGGGAGGGGAGGAGACCGCCCGGATCCACGACGACGAGGGCGAGGTGAGCGCCGGCGACGCGATGTTCCGGTTCAGCGTGAGCAGTTCCGGCGGGACCGACGACAGCGCGTCGAACGCCGACCCGACGGACGAGGACGGCGAGTCCCGCTTCGTCGCGCCCGTAGCGGACGTCCCCCGCGAGAGCACGCTCCGGTGCGAAGCGCTCGACGGGCGGCGCGGAACGGAGTTCATCCTCCAGCGCTCCGGCGACGACGTGCTGGCGTGGCGCAACTCCTGCCCACACAAGCCGAAGGTGCGTCTGGACCCGGGCGACGGCGCCATCGTCAGCGACGGGCAGGTAGTCTGCCACGAACACGGCGCTCGGTTCGAGTGCGGCGACGGGTTCTGTACCGCGGGCCCCTGCCGCGGCGACTCGCTCGACGCGGTGACCATCGAGGTCCGAGACGGCGACGTCTATCTAACCGACGACCGATTCGACGCCTGCCGACGGCTCGACCGGTGA
- a CDS encoding ATP-grasp domain-containing protein, producing the protein MLRLAVANREETFERMADPLAERGIEVAHVPARERAIPLTGDVPFDPDEFDAGFVFPGRLMEGAAVDALLGVPWLNGREAVATSRNKGGVIAELGRAGLPVPETVMVSNPADQEALVETFERFDPPVVVKPNSATRGVGVAKAHDLDSFLGVVDYLDLVHDYRATGDKSFLVQEYLPGATDYRAMVIDGEYVGAVERRLPEDALAAGQWKHNVHRGAVAEGVELDEERRALVERTAETLGVRFLGVDLLVTEERTVVNETNARPTIDAATKYRPDFYDRLAGAVRDLVS; encoded by the coding sequence ATGCTCAGACTGGCGGTCGCCAACCGCGAGGAGACGTTCGAGCGGATGGCCGACCCGCTCGCCGAGCGCGGGATCGAGGTCGCGCACGTCCCCGCCCGCGAGCGGGCGATCCCCCTCACCGGCGATGTCCCGTTCGACCCCGACGAGTTCGACGCGGGGTTCGTGTTCCCCGGCAGGCTGATGGAGGGCGCGGCGGTCGACGCCCTGCTCGGCGTGCCGTGGCTGAACGGCCGCGAGGCCGTCGCGACCTCGCGGAACAAGGGCGGCGTGATAGCGGAACTGGGGCGGGCCGGCCTCCCCGTGCCCGAGACGGTGATGGTGTCGAACCCGGCCGACCAGGAGGCGCTCGTCGAGACGTTCGAGCGGTTCGACCCGCCGGTGGTCGTCAAGCCGAACTCGGCGACGCGCGGTGTCGGGGTGGCGAAGGCCCACGACCTCGACTCCTTCCTCGGCGTCGTCGATTACCTCGACCTGGTCCACGACTACCGGGCGACCGGCGACAAGTCGTTTCTCGTCCAGGAGTACCTGCCCGGCGCGACCGACTACCGCGCGATGGTGATCGACGGCGAGTACGTCGGCGCGGTCGAGCGCCGCCTCCCCGAGGACGCGCTGGCGGCGGGCCAGTGGAAGCACAACGTCCACCGCGGGGCGGTCGCCGAGGGCGTCGAACTGGACGAGGAACGGCGAGCGCTCGTCGAGCGGACGGCCGAGACGCTCGGCGTTCGGTTTCTCGGCGTCGACCTGCTGGTGACGGAGGAAAGGACGGTAGTCAACGAGACGAACGCCCGGCCGACCATCGACGCGGCGACGAAGTACCGGCCGGACTTCTACGACCGCCTGGCGGGGGCCGTGCGCGACCTCGTCAGTTGA
- a CDS encoding Hsp20/alpha crystallin family protein, producing the protein MRRDDRDEPFDDLFREIERMMNEMMGAGSGSADMHFESSAGFGSDTHVDIHETGDEVRVVADLPGVEKDDIDLKCDGKVLTISAASERREYDERVSLPARVDEHTAAATYNNGVLEVTFDRADDGSADIDVN; encoded by the coding sequence ATGCGACGCGACGACCGCGACGAGCCCTTCGACGACCTGTTCCGGGAGATAGAGCGCATGATGAACGAGATGATGGGGGCGGGATCCGGCAGCGCCGACATGCACTTCGAGAGTTCGGCCGGGTTCGGATCCGACACGCACGTCGACATCCACGAGACCGGCGACGAGGTCCGCGTCGTCGCCGACCTCCCCGGCGTCGAGAAAGACGACATCGACCTCAAGTGCGACGGCAAGGTGCTCACCATCAGCGCCGCCAGCGAGCGCCGGGAGTACGACGAGCGCGTCTCCCTGCCCGCGCGCGTCGACGAACACACCGCCGCGGCGACGTACAACAACGGCGTCCTCGAAGTGACGTTCGACCGCGCCGACGACGGCTCCGCCGACATCGACGTCAACTGA
- a CDS encoding DoxX family protein, with product MFTRRAGVWILATTALLTTIAGRARAHVRYVTEGSGDPVDAIRFVIDVLSDPLNAALFAGGGLAVAVAVAGYLRYRPAAYDLAVLRNTLHEYVDLVPWMLRLSIGLPLVGAGFAGYFFSPAVPAVTRLFQVGIGFLLLFGFATRFVAALGLLAYLARLPFEPQLLLASEYVGALLGIVLVGSGRPSADQMFKEVADDDRTLYSSIDPVRNVSRRFDAVVSPYEDYAATAVRIALGFNFVYLGFVEKLLNPGRALQVVEKYDLTAVVPVEPGMWVVGAGLTEMALGTVLILGLFTRASCGVAFVLFTTTLFGLPDDPVIAHISLFGLASMLFITGSGPLALDNWLHGRTSTVDTSTAGTEESDETVDETSGVEEPSPG from the coding sequence ATGTTCACCCGACGTGCGGGCGTCTGGATCCTGGCGACGACGGCGCTCCTGACGACGATCGCCGGACGGGCGCGGGCCCACGTCCGGTACGTCACCGAGGGGTCCGGCGATCCCGTCGACGCGATCCGTTTCGTGATCGACGTACTGAGCGACCCGCTCAACGCCGCGCTGTTCGCCGGCGGCGGGCTGGCCGTCGCCGTGGCGGTGGCCGGCTACCTCCGCTACAGACCCGCGGCGTACGACCTGGCGGTGCTCCGGAACACGCTCCACGAGTACGTCGACCTCGTCCCGTGGATGCTCCGGCTGAGCATCGGCCTCCCGCTCGTGGGCGCCGGGTTCGCCGGCTACTTCTTCAGCCCCGCGGTGCCAGCGGTAACGCGCCTGTTTCAGGTCGGCATCGGCTTCCTCCTGCTGTTCGGGTTCGCGACGCGGTTCGTCGCCGCCCTCGGGCTTCTCGCCTACCTCGCGCGGCTCCCCTTCGAGCCCCAACTCCTGCTCGCAAGCGAGTACGTCGGCGCGCTCCTCGGCATCGTCCTCGTCGGGAGCGGCCGCCCCAGCGCGGACCAGATGTTCAAGGAGGTGGCCGACGACGACCGGACGCTGTACTCCTCTATCGACCCGGTCCGGAACGTCTCGCGGCGCTTCGACGCCGTCGTCTCGCCCTACGAGGACTACGCGGCGACGGCAGTCCGCATTGCGCTCGGGTTCAACTTCGTCTACCTCGGCTTCGTCGAGAAGCTGCTGAATCCCGGCCGCGCCCTTCAGGTCGTCGAGAAGTACGACCTGACCGCGGTCGTCCCGGTCGAGCCCGGGATGTGGGTCGTCGGCGCCGGCCTCACCGAGATGGCGCTCGGGACAGTCCTGATCCTCGGCCTGTTCACCCGCGCGAGCTGCGGGGTCGCGTTCGTCCTGTTCACCACGACGCTGTTCGGCCTGCCCGACGACCCCGTCATCGCCCACATCTCGCTGTTCGGCCTCGCGTCCATGCTGTTCATCACCGGGAGCGGCCCCCTCGCCCTCGACAACTGGCTCCACGGCCGGACGTCGACGGTCGACACGTCGACCGCCGGCACCGAGGAGTCGGACGAGACCGTCGACGAGACGTCGGGCGTAGAGGAGCCGAGTCCGGGGTGA
- the gap gene encoding type I glyceraldehyde-3-phosphate dehydrogenase encodes MSKGSNAASAVADETDPIRVGLNGFGRIGRNVFRAAMDTAGVEIVGINDVMDSEDMAYLLEYDTVHGTLDGVDLDGEELTVGDLSVPLFSEKNPAELPWDDLDVDVAFECTGLFRNYDDAYKHVEAGADKCVISAPPKGEKEVKTIVYGVNDDEYEGEDVVSNASCTTNSISPVAKVLDEEFGIESGMLTTVHAYTGSQNLIDGPMAKTRRGRAAAENIVPTSTGAAQATTEVLPELEGKLDGMAMRVPVPDGSITDFTVDLAEDVTAEEVNEAIKEAAHGDLEGVLGYTEDEVVSRDIVGVPFSSLVDLNSTMEVEAEDGLVKILAWYDNEYGFANRMLDMAGLVAETETDKSAEVEPSA; translated from the coding sequence ATGAGTAAAGGTTCGAACGCAGCCAGCGCCGTCGCCGACGAGACCGACCCGATCCGCGTCGGCCTGAACGGCTTCGGTCGCATCGGCCGCAACGTCTTCCGCGCGGCGATGGACACGGCGGGCGTCGAGATCGTCGGGATCAACGACGTGATGGACAGCGAGGACATGGCGTACCTGCTGGAGTACGACACCGTCCACGGCACGCTCGACGGTGTCGACCTCGACGGCGAGGAGCTCACCGTCGGCGACCTCTCGGTGCCGCTCTTCTCCGAGAAGAACCCCGCCGAGCTCCCGTGGGACGACCTCGACGTCGACGTCGCCTTCGAGTGCACCGGCCTGTTCCGCAACTACGACGACGCCTACAAGCACGTCGAGGCCGGTGCGGACAAGTGCGTCATCTCCGCGCCGCCGAAAGGCGAGAAGGAAGTCAAGACCATCGTCTACGGCGTCAACGACGACGAGTACGAGGGAGAGGACGTCGTCTCGAACGCCTCCTGTACGACGAACTCCATCTCGCCGGTCGCCAAGGTGCTCGACGAGGAGTTCGGCATCGAGTCCGGCATGCTGACGACGGTCCACGCCTACACCGGCTCGCAGAACCTCATCGACGGGCCGATGGCCAAGACCCGCCGCGGCCGCGCCGCCGCCGAGAACATCGTCCCGACCTCGACCGGCGCCGCGCAGGCGACGACCGAGGTCCTGCCCGAACTCGAGGGCAAGCTCGACGGGATGGCGATGCGCGTCCCCGTCCCGGACGGCTCCATCACTGACTTCACCGTCGACTTGGCGGAAGACGTCACCGCCGAGGAGGTCAACGAGGCGATCAAGGAGGCCGCCCACGGCGACCTCGAAGGCGTCCTCGGCTACACGGAGGACGAGGTCGTCTCCCGCGACATCGTCGGCGTCCCCTTCTCTTCGCTGGTCGATCTCAACTCCACGATGGAGGTCGAGGCCGAGGACGGCCTCGTGAAGATCCTCGCCTGGTACGACAACGAGTACGGCTTCGCGAACCGCATGCTGGACATGGCCGGTCTCGTGGCCGAGACGGAAACGGACAAGTCCGCAGAGGTCGAGCCTTCGGCCTAA
- a CDS encoding class I SAM-dependent methyltransferase, producing MPTRERGAASVETLALLWAARETGVLDALLTSAGDPADIAAETDTTERAVRATIDALATEGFLERVGESHEPTNRALGLLAKTDVRSIGRLPHALDRFDALASLPETMRTGDPPDRSDDWTRNRLGAVAATDESTVRACVTAAVRERPAADRVLDVGGAPGTYAKEFVARGFDVTLVDRSEAVEVSRPFLAHEPVDLVTDDEPLPEADLAFVPAADRRRPADGTRDLIDRLSDALAPDGTVVVVDRLADRSPGATADAIAALATGESGPRSAAAYREWLDAGFESVDVRDVPGTDRQAVTGSKRAID from the coding sequence ATGCCGACACGAGAGCGCGGCGCGGCGTCCGTCGAGACGCTCGCGCTGCTGTGGGCCGCCCGCGAGACCGGCGTGCTGGACGCGCTGTTGACCAGCGCGGGCGATCCCGCCGATATCGCCGCCGAGACCGACACCACCGAGCGAGCCGTGCGCGCGACGATCGACGCCCTCGCGACCGAGGGATTTCTCGAACGCGTCGGCGAGTCCCACGAGCCGACCAACCGTGCGCTCGGCCTGCTCGCCAAGACCGACGTGCGCTCGATCGGTCGTCTCCCGCACGCCCTCGACCGGTTCGACGCGCTGGCGTCGCTCCCGGAGACGATGCGGACGGGCGACCCGCCTGACCGGTCTGACGACTGGACGCGGAACCGCCTCGGCGCGGTCGCGGCGACCGACGAGTCGACCGTCCGCGCCTGCGTGACCGCCGCGGTCCGCGAGCGGCCGGCCGCCGACCGCGTACTCGACGTCGGCGGCGCGCCCGGGACCTACGCCAAGGAGTTCGTCGCCCGCGGCTTCGACGTGACGCTGGTCGACCGCTCCGAGGCCGTCGAGGTCTCCCGACCGTTCCTCGCGCACGAACCGGTCGACCTCGTCACCGACGACGAGCCGCTCCCCGAAGCGGACCTCGCGTTCGTCCCCGCCGCGGACCGCCGGCGGCCCGCGGACGGAACCCGCGATCTTATCGACCGCCTCTCCGACGCGCTCGCTCCCGACGGTACCGTCGTGGTCGTGGACCGTCTCGCGGACCGGTCGCCCGGCGCGACGGCCGACGCGATCGCGGCGCTCGCGACCGGCGAGAGCGGTCCGCGCTCCGCGGCGGCGTACCGCGAGTGGCTCGACGCCGGGTTCGAGTCGGTCGACGTGCGCGACGTTCCGGGGACGGATCGGCAGGCGGTAACCGGGTCCAAGCGCGCGATTGATTAG
- a CDS encoding HVO_0476 family zinc finger protein — protein sequence MTDVSERVAATCPSCSPDIETVHEVLKPGGQATVRCTECSHVHKTSIEEDEEVSRDVVVSQDGESFTATAEAPPEETVAVGEEFVLDTEEAIMTVRITGLELDEQRRVEEATVEDVDTFWTRAVDNVSVNATIHPKEGTGNREDTRSVEVFVPGDYEFTVGEVEEHGDEEFEIEGIVIRDDAEGYQFDKLDYDGDAAIAKDIKRLYGRDQTTSAWSAW from the coding sequence ATGACTGACGTTTCCGAACGGGTCGCGGCCACCTGCCCGTCCTGTTCGCCGGACATCGAGACCGTCCACGAGGTGCTCAAGCCCGGTGGACAGGCCACGGTGCGTTGCACCGAGTGCAGCCACGTTCACAAGACTAGCATCGAGGAGGACGAGGAAGTGAGCCGCGACGTCGTTGTCTCTCAGGACGGCGAGTCGTTCACCGCGACCGCCGAGGCGCCGCCCGAGGAGACCGTCGCCGTCGGTGAGGAGTTCGTGCTCGACACCGAGGAGGCGATCATGACGGTGCGGATCACCGGCCTCGAACTCGACGAGCAGCGCCGCGTCGAGGAGGCGACCGTCGAGGACGTCGACACGTTCTGGACGCGCGCCGTCGACAACGTGAGCGTCAACGCGACCATCCACCCCAAGGAGGGGACCGGGAACCGCGAGGACACCCGCAGCGTCGAGGTGTTCGTCCCCGGCGACTACGAGTTCACCGTCGGCGAGGTCGAGGAGCACGGTGACGAGGAGTTCGAGATCGAGGGCATCGTCATCCGCGACGACGCCGAGGGGTACCAGTTCGACAAGCTGGACTACGACGGCGACGCCGCCATCGCGAAGGACATCAAGCGGCTGTACGGCCGGGACCAGACGACGAGCGCCTGGTCGGCCTGGTAG
- a CDS encoding protein-L-isoaspartate(D-aspartate) O-methyltransferase, producing MFGGGEDYEERRGKLVDRLAKRVDDEATLAAMRAVPRHEFVPESRRDRAYEDHPLPIGDDQTISAPHMVAIMTDLLRLSPGDRVLEIGTGCGYHAAVTAEVVGPENVYSVEYGERLTERARETLADLGYGEISIRRGDGREGWPEHAPYDAAYLTCATASVPDAVIDQVRTGGRVLAPVGTRHQSLQLIRKTEDGLEREDHGGVRFVQMRGGD from the coding sequence ATGTTCGGGGGTGGGGAGGACTACGAGGAGCGCCGCGGGAAACTCGTCGACCGGCTCGCGAAGCGCGTCGACGACGAGGCGACGCTTGCGGCGATGCGGGCGGTCCCGCGCCACGAGTTCGTCCCGGAGTCCCGCCGCGACCGCGCGTACGAGGACCACCCGCTGCCCATCGGCGACGACCAGACGATCAGCGCGCCGCACATGGTCGCCATCATGACCGACCTCCTGCGGCTCTCGCCCGGCGATCGGGTGCTGGAGATCGGCACGGGCTGTGGCTACCACGCCGCCGTCACCGCCGAGGTGGTCGGCCCCGAGAACGTCTACTCCGTCGAGTACGGCGAGCGACTCACCGAGCGGGCCCGCGAGACGCTTGCGGACCTCGGCTACGGCGAGATATCGATCCGGCGGGGCGACGGTCGCGAGGGCTGGCCCGAGCACGCGCCATACGACGCGGCGTATCTCACCTGTGCGACGGCCTCGGTCCCCGACGCCGTGATCGACCAGGTGCGGACCGGCGGGCGGGTGCTCGCCCCCGTCGGCACGCGCCACCAGTCGCTCCAGCTGATCCGCAAGACCGAGGACGGCCTCGAACGCGAGGACCACGGCGGGGTCCGATTCGTCCAGATGCGCGGCGGCGACTGA
- a CDS encoding 50S ribosomal protein L16 codes for MSDKPASMYRNIDKPPYTRREYITGIPGSKIAQHKMGNVDTEPDDYPVQISLITEEEVQLRHGSLEAARLSANRHMLKEVGQENYKMILRKFPHHVIRENKQATGAGADRVSDGMRQAFGKVVGTAARIPANDRLFTVWCSVEDADVAKEAFRRAYNKISPPCRVVVERGEELLVA; via the coding sequence ATGTCAGACAAGCCCGCCTCGATGTATCGGAACATCGACAAGCCGCCGTACACGCGCCGAGAGTACATCACCGGTATCCCCGGGTCCAAGATCGCACAGCACAAGATGGGGAACGTCGATACGGAGCCCGACGACTACCCCGTCCAGATCAGTCTGATCACCGAGGAGGAGGTCCAGCTCCGCCACGGGTCGCTCGAAGCCGCGCGCCTGTCGGCCAACCGCCACATGCTCAAGGAGGTCGGCCAGGAGAACTACAAGATGATCCTCCGGAAGTTCCCCCACCACGTCATCCGGGAGAACAAGCAGGCGACCGGGGCGGGCGCGGACCGCGTCTCCGACGGGATGCGTCAGGCGTTCGGGAAGGTCGTCGGTACGGCCGCGCGGATCCCGGCCAACGACCGCCTCTTCACCGTCTGGTGCTCGGTCGAGGACGCCGACGTCGCGAAGGAGGCGTTCCGCCGCGCGTACAACAAGATCTCGCCGCCGTGTCGCGTCGTCGTCGAACGCGGCGAGGAACTCCTCGTCGCCTGA
- a CDS encoding metallophosphoesterase — protein MRIGIVSDTHDNVDLVERAVEHFENEGVDAVVHCGDVVAPFSATPFESDEWEFHVVRGNNDGEWNLQAAVEAFGTYHGEMAELTLDGTEFAVYHGTSMPIVQALVERGEYDYVLHGHTHQRAHEEGDTARINPGGIAIPPAPDPLHVAVLDTDSGEVAFERIEDKD, from the coding sequence ATGCGTATCGGCATCGTCTCGGACACGCACGACAACGTCGACCTTGTGGAGCGGGCGGTCGAACACTTCGAGAACGAGGGCGTCGACGCCGTCGTCCACTGCGGCGACGTGGTCGCGCCGTTCTCGGCGACGCCGTTCGAGTCCGACGAGTGGGAGTTCCACGTCGTTCGGGGCAACAACGACGGCGAGTGGAACCTGCAGGCGGCGGTCGAGGCGTTCGGCACGTACCACGGCGAGATGGCCGAGCTGACGCTCGACGGCACCGAGTTCGCGGTGTACCACGGCACCAGCATGCCCATCGTACAGGCGCTGGTCGAGCGCGGCGAGTACGACTACGTCCTCCACGGCCACACCCACCAGCGCGCCCACGAGGAGGGTGACACCGCCCGGATCAACCCCGGCGGTATCGCCATCCCGCCCGCTCCCGACCCGCTCCACGTCGCCGTACTCGATACGGACTCCGGCGAGGTCGCGTTCGAGCGGATCGAAGACAAGGACTAA
- a CDS encoding phosphoglycerate kinase, whose protein sequence is MFDTLDDLDPEQRLLVRLDLNAPIEDGRAQDNRRFERHAETVQELLDDGHAVVMMAHQGRPGRDSFVSLESHAEVLASHLDRDVAFVDDVYGEDALAAIDDTEGGEALLLENVRFLEDEELGDRSPEEHAESDFVRTLAPEFDAYVNDAYSAAHRAHASIVGFPQVMDAYAGRVMVDEYEYNTSVERREFDGKVTMALGGTKAEDVIAAMEHLDEKVDQFLLGGVVGELFLRAAGYPVGRDLPDGPDLYDDNYEKNAETIERVLEEYGDRIALAEDMAYEDENGERAEHDVDDIDEKSVSYMDVGHDTVEKYVPHVEESEAVLVKGALGVFEDERFSYGTVEVLRAVAESDCFSVVGGGDTSRTVEMYDLGRENFDHLSIAGGAYLRALTGEPLAAVEALRRD, encoded by the coding sequence ATGTTCGACACTCTCGACGACCTCGACCCCGAACAGCGGCTGCTGGTCCGACTCGACCTGAACGCGCCCATCGAGGACGGGCGCGCGCAGGACAACCGCCGCTTCGAGCGCCACGCCGAGACGGTGCAGGAGCTGCTCGACGACGGCCACGCGGTCGTCATGATGGCCCATCAGGGCCGCCCCGGGCGCGACTCGTTCGTCTCGCTGGAGTCCCACGCCGAGGTGCTCGCCTCCCACCTCGACCGCGACGTGGCGTTCGTCGACGACGTGTACGGCGAGGACGCGCTGGCCGCCATCGACGACACCGAGGGCGGCGAGGCGCTCCTGCTCGAGAACGTCCGCTTCCTCGAAGACGAGGAGCTCGGCGACCGCTCCCCCGAGGAGCACGCCGAGAGCGACTTCGTGCGGACGCTCGCGCCCGAGTTCGACGCCTACGTCAACGACGCCTACTCCGCGGCCCACCGCGCGCACGCCTCCATCGTCGGCTTCCCGCAGGTGATGGACGCCTACGCGGGCCGCGTGATGGTCGACGAGTACGAGTACAACACCAGCGTCGAGCGCCGCGAGTTCGACGGCAAGGTGACGATGGCGCTCGGCGGCACCAAGGCCGAGGACGTCATCGCCGCGATGGAGCATCTCGACGAGAAGGTCGACCAGTTCCTGCTCGGCGGCGTCGTCGGCGAGCTGTTCCTCCGCGCCGCGGGCTACCCGGTCGGCCGCGACCTGCCCGACGGTCCCGACCTCTACGACGACAACTACGAGAAGAACGCGGAGACCATCGAACGCGTGTTGGAGGAGTACGGCGACCGCATCGCGCTCGCCGAGGACATGGCCTACGAAGACGAGAACGGCGAGCGCGCCGAGCACGACGTCGACGACATCGACGAGAAGTCCGTCTCCTACATGGACGTCGGCCACGACACCGTCGAGAAGTACGTCCCGCACGTCGAGGAGAGCGAGGCCGTCCTGGTCAAGGGCGCGCTCGGCGTCTTCGAGGACGAGCGGTTCAGCTACGGCACCGTCGAGGTGCTCCGCGCGGTCGCCGAGAGCGACTGCTTCTCGGTTGTCGGCGGCGGCGACACCTCCCGCACCGTCGAGATGTACGACCTCGGGCGCGAGAACTTCGACCACCTCTCGATCGCCGGCGGCGCGTACCTCCGCGCACTCACCGGCGAACCGCTCGCCGCCGTCGAGGCGCTCCGCCGGGACTGA
- a CDS encoding aminopeptidase: MTDLREPAETAVEQCLNLGADESCAVVTDDKREPIGEALYEVASEITDDATIVRYPPGDQHGEEPPAPVAAAMREADVFLAPTTKSLSHTRARGDACEAGARGATLPGITEEVFTTGLDADYESIAAECEAMLEQVADAEEVRVTTERGTDITFYPGDREWLSDTGMVREPGDFSNLPAGEVFVSPESADGTYVVDGTMMPHGLLGDGETLSFEVEDGTVTSISDDEVREQVETAAEEVGDAAYNLAELGIGTNVAVTELVGSVLLDEKAGGTVHVAIGDDAGIGGDTDAPVHLDGIIRDPTVYADGEEVALPEGVR, from the coding sequence ATGACCGACCTTCGGGAACCCGCCGAGACTGCGGTCGAACAGTGTCTGAACCTCGGGGCCGACGAGTCCTGCGCCGTCGTCACCGACGACAAGCGCGAGCCGATCGGCGAGGCGCTGTACGAGGTGGCGAGCGAGATCACCGACGACGCGACGATCGTTCGGTACCCGCCGGGCGACCAGCACGGCGAGGAGCCGCCGGCCCCCGTCGCGGCGGCGATGCGGGAGGCCGACGTGTTCCTCGCGCCGACGACGAAGAGCCTGAGCCACACTCGCGCACGCGGCGACGCCTGCGAGGCCGGCGCTCGCGGCGCGACGCTGCCCGGCATCACGGAGGAGGTGTTCACCACGGGCCTGGACGCCGACTACGAGTCCATCGCCGCCGAGTGCGAGGCGATGCTGGAGCAGGTCGCCGACGCCGAGGAGGTCCGCGTGACGACGGAACGGGGCACCGACATCACGTTCTACCCCGGGGACCGCGAGTGGCTCTCGGACACCGGCATGGTCCGCGAGCCCGGGGACTTCTCGAACCTGCCCGCGGGCGAGGTGTTCGTCAGCCCCGAGAGCGCCGACGGGACGTACGTCGTCGACGGGACGATGATGCCCCACGGCCTGCTCGGCGACGGCGAGACGCTCTCGTTCGAGGTGGAGGACGGGACCGTCACGTCGATCAGCGATGACGAGGTCCGCGAACAGGTCGAGACCGCCGCCGAGGAGGTCGGCGACGCGGCCTACAACCTTGCCGAGCTCGGCATCGGCACGAACGTCGCCGTCACCGAACTCGTCGGCTCCGTCCTCCTCGACGAGAAGGCCGGCGGCACGGTCCACGTCGCGATCGGCGACGACGCGGGCATCGGCGGCGACACCGACGCCCCCGTCCACCTCGACGGGATCATCCGCGACCCGACCGTGTACGCCGACGGCGAGGAAGTCGCCCTGCCCGAGGGCGTCCGCTAG